A genomic window from Candidatus Kouleothrix ribensis includes:
- a CDS encoding phosphoenolpyruvate kinase: MRSLLLDPARLAEIERQVAAANQRFTTLYPGDPPERRPVHSVYGGAHLFKAGGQHRLGQIALASLDAYAPDPLTFAEALALPGDARLAQTIYERVRAKLHSEPVEDQRADFEDGYGYRADAEEDAHATTVGEQLALGLAEQTLPPFVGIRIKSFADESFVRAARTLDHVLAALAARSGGAVPPHFVVTLPKVSLPEHVAALATLLTTIEHASGIAAGTIAIDLMIETPQAIVNQRGESNLRRLVDAGDGRVMSIAFGTYDYTAACAITARYQAHDHPAADFARAAIQAALAGTGIAISDSVTTIMPIGPHRSSSSQPLSELQLAENRAVVQQAWKIHYDNITRSLQHGYYQSWDLHPAQLPVRYAAVYAFFLGQLGDAAQRLHAFLARASQATLVGNLFDDAATGQGLLNFFLRGIACGALTEAEALAAGITLDELHSRSFMQIVAARRGDRAAGDTA; this comes from the coding sequence ATGCGTAGCTTGCTGCTCGACCCCGCACGGCTCGCCGAGATCGAGCGGCAGGTCGCTGCTGCCAACCAGCGCTTCACCACACTGTACCCCGGCGACCCACCCGAGCGCCGGCCGGTGCATAGCGTGTATGGCGGCGCGCACCTGTTCAAAGCCGGCGGGCAGCACAGGCTTGGCCAGATCGCGCTGGCGAGCCTGGATGCGTACGCGCCCGATCCATTGACCTTCGCCGAGGCGTTGGCGCTGCCGGGCGACGCGCGGCTGGCCCAGACGATCTACGAGCGCGTGCGCGCCAAGCTACACAGCGAGCCGGTCGAGGATCAGCGTGCCGATTTCGAGGATGGCTACGGCTACCGCGCCGATGCCGAGGAAGACGCCCACGCAACCACAGTCGGCGAACAGCTGGCGCTTGGGCTGGCCGAGCAGACACTGCCGCCGTTCGTCGGCATCCGGATCAAGTCATTCGCCGACGAGTCGTTCGTACGCGCGGCGCGCACACTCGACCATGTGCTGGCAGCCTTAGCGGCGCGCAGCGGCGGCGCTGTGCCGCCACACTTTGTCGTGACGCTGCCAAAAGTAAGCCTGCCCGAGCACGTCGCCGCGCTGGCAACGCTGCTCACAACGATCGAACATGCCAGCGGCATTGCCGCCGGCACAATCGCGATCGACCTCATGATCGAAACGCCCCAGGCGATCGTCAATCAGCGCGGCGAGAGCAATCTGCGCCGGCTCGTCGATGCAGGCGATGGTCGCGTTATGTCAATTGCGTTCGGCACGTACGATTATACCGCAGCCTGTGCGATCACCGCGCGCTACCAGGCGCACGACCACCCGGCCGCCGATTTTGCGCGCGCCGCGATCCAGGCCGCACTCGCGGGCACTGGCATCGCGATTAGCGACAGCGTCACCACGATCATGCCAATCGGCCCGCACCGCAGCAGCAGCAGCCAACCGCTGAGCGAGCTTCAGCTTGCCGAGAATCGCGCGGTGGTGCAGCAGGCCTGGAAAATTCATTATGACAACATCACGCGCTCGCTGCAGCACGGCTACTATCAGAGCTGGGATCTGCACCCGGCCCAGCTGCCGGTGCGCTACGCCGCCGTGTACGCGTTCTTCTTAGGGCAGCTCGGCGACGCGGCGCAGCGGCTGCACGCATTTCTCGCGCGCGCATCGCAGGCAACGCTGGTGGGCAATCTGTTCGACGATGCAGCGACCGGCCAGGGGCTACTGAACTTCTTCCTGCGCGGCATAGCCTGTGGCGCGCTAACCGAGGCCGAGGCGCTGGCAGCCGGGATCACGCTCGACGAGCTGCACAGCCGGTCGTTCATGCAGATTGTTGCGGCGCGACGCGGCGACCGCGCAGCCGGCGATACAGCATAA
- a CDS encoding DUF4126 domain-containing protein: MNIIMSMLSAFGLSTAAGLNAYLPLLTVGLLARYTNLIHLSEPYTLLSNPVVLLVIAVLALLDFIGDKIPAVDHALHSAGLLIAPVAGAILFMSANSGAGSVSPILAAICGIVVAGATHSARAGVRPLATFTTAGVANPVISFLEDVTSLILSVLAILVPVLAVLLVLSFALLMFMLYRRLRGRRVAPQQSA; encoded by the coding sequence ATGAACATCATAATGAGCATGCTGTCTGCGTTCGGACTCTCGACCGCAGCCGGACTGAATGCCTACCTGCCGCTACTGACGGTGGGGCTGCTGGCGCGCTACACTAATCTGATCCACCTGAGCGAGCCGTACACACTGCTGTCGAACCCGGTCGTGCTGCTGGTGATTGCCGTGCTGGCGCTGCTCGATTTCATCGGCGACAAGATTCCAGCCGTCGATCATGCTCTGCATAGCGCCGGCCTGCTGATCGCACCGGTCGCTGGCGCGATCCTGTTCATGTCGGCCAATAGCGGCGCCGGCAGCGTCAGCCCGATCCTGGCGGCGATCTGCGGGATTGTAGTGGCCGGTGCGACCCACAGCGCGCGGGCTGGTGTGCGGCCGCTGGCGACGTTCACGACCGCTGGGGTGGCCAACCCGGTGATTAGTTTCCTCGAGGATGTGACCTCGCTGATCCTATCGGTGCTGGCGATCCTGGTTCCGGTGCTGGCGGTTCTGCTGGTGCTGAGCTTCGCACTGCTCATGTTTATGCTGTATCGCCGGCTGCGCGGTCGCCGCGTCGCGCCGCAACAATCTGCATGA
- a CDS encoding cupin domain-containing protein, which produces MPSSDQPGWITMVPGIRRQTLVSGDTMMQMIVQLDAGSRLPEHSHPHEQVTHVLRGRLCLILAGIPYELGAGESLYIASNTPHAAEIDEDTLVIDTFSPPRHDLLAQDRELLGAP; this is translated from the coding sequence ATGCCATCGAGCGATCAGCCCGGCTGGATCACTATGGTGCCGGGCATTCGCCGCCAGACGCTGGTGAGTGGCGATACCATGATGCAAATGATCGTTCAGCTCGACGCGGGCAGCCGCCTGCCCGAGCACAGCCACCCGCACGAGCAGGTTACCCATGTGCTGCGCGGCCGGCTGTGTCTCATCCTCGCCGGCATCCCATACGAGCTCGGCGCGGGCGAGTCGCTGTATATTGCCAGCAACACGCCGCACGCAGCCGAGATCGACGAAGACACGCTGGTGATCGATACATTCAGCCCGCCGCGCCATGATCTGCTGGCGCAGGATCGCGAGCTGCTCGGCGCGCCGTAG